A single genomic interval of Lathyrus oleraceus cultivar Zhongwan6 chromosome 7, CAAS_Psat_ZW6_1.0, whole genome shotgun sequence harbors:
- the LOC127102969 gene encoding probable 6-phosphogluconolactonase 4, chloroplastic, with amino-acid sequence MLSTLGEYYQCKICLSNLEYKQIKSSNLGTLSALSKKIVCFDFRKLVDSPYAETIDWSKWHVFWVDERVVPKDNLESNYKLANDGFLSKVPIPPLNVYSIDDSLPPDGAADVYETTLRRLVTSNVIATSTNGLPKFDLMLLGMGPDGHVASLFPGHPLLNEDQKWISFLNDSPKQPPERITFTFPVINASSNVAMVVTREFTTSSKDGRRGRALEQNVPYSSDLLALQPSIQRSQEQTPTSKDLLALQPSIQRLA; translated from the exons ATGTTGAG TACCTTAGGTGAGTATTATCAATGTAAAATTTGTCTCTCTAATCTTGAATATAAGCAAATTAAATCGAGCAATTTAGGAACATTAAGCGCTTTGTCAAAAAAAATTGTATGTTTCGATTTCAGGAAATTGGTTGATTCGCCATATGCTGAAACCATAGATTGGTCAAAATGGCATGTTTTCTGGGTTGACGAGAGGGTTGTCCCAAAGGATAACTTAGAAAGTAATTATAAGCTTGCCAATGATGGATTTCTCTCCAAG GTGCCAATTCCCCCTCTCAATGTTTATTCTATTGATGATTCCCTACCACCTGATGGAGCAGCAGATGTTTATGAGACAACCCTTAGACGCTTGGTTACTAGCAATGTGATAGCCACATCAACCAATGGGTTACCAAAATTTGATCTCATGCTTCTAGGTATGGGTCCGGATGGACATGTTGCATCTTTATTCCCGGGTCATCCTCTTCTCAATGAGGATCAGAAATGGATTTCTTTCCTCAATGACTCACCAAAACAACCACCAGAGAGAATCACTTTCACATTTCCAGTGATCAATGCTTCTTCCAATGTAGCAATGGTGGTTACCAGAGAATTCACAACAAGTTCAAaagatggaagaagaggaagagCATTAGAGCAGAACGTACCGTATTCAAGTGATCTCCTTGCGCTGCAACCTTCGATTCAACGTTCGCAAGAGCAAACCCCCACTTCGAAGGATCTCCTTGCGCTGCAACCTTCGATTCAACGTTTGGCTTGA
- the LOC127107899 gene encoding serine/threonine-protein kinase SRK2E isoform X1, which yields MDRPVIVVGPGMDMPIMHDSDRYELVRDIGSGNFGVARLMRDKQTEELVAVKYIERGEKIDENVQREIINHRSLRHPNIVRFKEVMLTPTHLAIVMEYASGGELFERICNAGRFSEDEARFFFQQLISGVSYCHSMQVCHRDLKLENTLLDGSAAPRLKICDFGYSKSSVLHSQPKSTVGTPAYIAPEVLLKKEYDGKIADVWSCGVTLYVMLVGAYPFEDPEEPKNFRKTIHRILNVQYSIPDYVHISPECQHLISRIFVADPAKRISIPEIRNHEWFMKNLPTDLMDENGTNDQFEEPDQPTQSVEEIMQIIAEATVPAAGTQSHNQYLTGSLDIDDDMEEDLDTDPDLDIDSSGEIVYAM from the exons ATGGATCGACCTGTGATTGTTGTTGGGCCAGGAATGGATATGCCGATTATGCATGATAGTGATCGTTATGAACTTGTTCGTGATATTGGTTCGGGTAATTTCGGGGTTGCTAGGCTTATGAGAGATAAACAAACTGAGGAACTTGTTGCTGTTAAGTATATTGAGAGAGGTGAAAAG ATTGATGAAAATGTACAAAGAGAAATTATAAATCACAGATCATTGAGGCATCCGAATATTGTTAGGTTCAAGGAG GTTATGTTGACTCCAACGCATTTAGCGATTGTAATGGAGTATGCTTCTGGAGGAGAGTTATTCGAGCGAATATGCAATGCAGGGCGATTCAGTGAGGATGAG GCGCGATTCTTCTTCCAACAACTTATATCGGGTGTTAGCTATTGTCATTCAATG CAAGTATGTCATCGTGACTTGAAGTTGGAAAACACATTGTTAGACGGTAGTGCAGCTCCGCGTTTGAAGATTTGTGATTTTGGATATTCAAAG TCCTCAGTACTACATTCGCAACCAAAATCTACCGTTGGTACTCCTGCATATATAGCTCCTGAAGTTTTGCTCAAAAAGGAATATGATGGAAAG ATTGCAGATGTTTGGTCTTGTGGAGTGACATTATATGTCATGTTGGTGGGTGCTTATCCTTTTGAAGATCCAGAGGAACCTAAAAATTTCCGCAAGACAATACAT AGGATTTTAAATGTTCAGTATTCAATTCCTGACTATGTTCATATATCTCCTGAATGCCAGCATCTGATTTCAAGGATTTTTGTTGCTGATCCTGCAAAG AGAATAAGTATTCCTGAGATTAGAAACCATGAGTGGTTTATGAAGAACCTTCCAACTGATCTCATGGATGAGAATGGAACAAACGATCAGTTTGAGGAGCCTGATCAACCAACGCAAAGTGTCGAAGAAATCATGCAGATAATTGCGGAGGCGACAGTTCCTGCAGCAGGAACTCAGAGCCACAACCAGTATCTTACTGGAAGTTTGGATATTGATGATGACATGGAAGAGGATTTAGACACTGATCCTGACCTCGATATTGATAGCAGTGGAGAGATAGTTTATGCTATGTAA
- the LOC127107899 gene encoding serine/threonine-protein kinase SRK2E isoform X2 encodes MDMPIMHDSDRYELVRDIGSGNFGVARLMRDKQTEELVAVKYIERGEKIDENVQREIINHRSLRHPNIVRFKEVMLTPTHLAIVMEYASGGELFERICNAGRFSEDEARFFFQQLISGVSYCHSMQVCHRDLKLENTLLDGSAAPRLKICDFGYSKSSVLHSQPKSTVGTPAYIAPEVLLKKEYDGKIADVWSCGVTLYVMLVGAYPFEDPEEPKNFRKTIHRILNVQYSIPDYVHISPECQHLISRIFVADPAKRISIPEIRNHEWFMKNLPTDLMDENGTNDQFEEPDQPTQSVEEIMQIIAEATVPAAGTQSHNQYLTGSLDIDDDMEEDLDTDPDLDIDSSGEIVYAM; translated from the exons ATGGATATGCCGATTATGCATGATAGTGATCGTTATGAACTTGTTCGTGATATTGGTTCGGGTAATTTCGGGGTTGCTAGGCTTATGAGAGATAAACAAACTGAGGAACTTGTTGCTGTTAAGTATATTGAGAGAGGTGAAAAG ATTGATGAAAATGTACAAAGAGAAATTATAAATCACAGATCATTGAGGCATCCGAATATTGTTAGGTTCAAGGAG GTTATGTTGACTCCAACGCATTTAGCGATTGTAATGGAGTATGCTTCTGGAGGAGAGTTATTCGAGCGAATATGCAATGCAGGGCGATTCAGTGAGGATGAG GCGCGATTCTTCTTCCAACAACTTATATCGGGTGTTAGCTATTGTCATTCAATG CAAGTATGTCATCGTGACTTGAAGTTGGAAAACACATTGTTAGACGGTAGTGCAGCTCCGCGTTTGAAGATTTGTGATTTTGGATATTCAAAG TCCTCAGTACTACATTCGCAACCAAAATCTACCGTTGGTACTCCTGCATATATAGCTCCTGAAGTTTTGCTCAAAAAGGAATATGATGGAAAG ATTGCAGATGTTTGGTCTTGTGGAGTGACATTATATGTCATGTTGGTGGGTGCTTATCCTTTTGAAGATCCAGAGGAACCTAAAAATTTCCGCAAGACAATACAT AGGATTTTAAATGTTCAGTATTCAATTCCTGACTATGTTCATATATCTCCTGAATGCCAGCATCTGATTTCAAGGATTTTTGTTGCTGATCCTGCAAAG AGAATAAGTATTCCTGAGATTAGAAACCATGAGTGGTTTATGAAGAACCTTCCAACTGATCTCATGGATGAGAATGGAACAAACGATCAGTTTGAGGAGCCTGATCAACCAACGCAAAGTGTCGAAGAAATCATGCAGATAATTGCGGAGGCGACAGTTCCTGCAGCAGGAACTCAGAGCCACAACCAGTATCTTACTGGAAGTTTGGATATTGATGATGACATGGAAGAGGATTTAGACACTGATCCTGACCTCGATATTGATAGCAGTGGAGAGATAGTTTATGCTATGTAA